In the genome of Gemmatimonadota bacterium, the window CCTCCTCCTTTACCCCGCGGACCGTCCCGATGCGGAGCTGCCTCTCCCCGAGGTGCGCTGGCAGACCCGGGCCACCGCGGAGCGCACTGTGGCGACCATGTCCACGTTCGAGCTGCTGCGGCGGCTGCGCATGGCACTGGCCCGCCGCCCGCGCGCGTCCGGAGCGGCATGACCATTGCCCTCCGCGTGGGGGGAGTGACGGGGTCAGGGGTGCAGCAGGTGACTCGACGAGAGGAGCCGTCGCATGCAACGCTCCGCTAAGGCCCGGGCCTGGCGCTGCTTCGACTCGCGCGAAAGCCAGGCCATCCAGACACAGCTCGGGTCGAGGGGCACAGCGGTGTGCCCGCGCTGCGCTGGCTTCCTCGAGGCGCGCCCAACCACGCGCATGCGACTCGTGCTGCCCCACGGCACCGCCGGTTTCGACGTGGACTGCCGCGCCTGCCGCCGTTTCTACGCCCACGTCTGCCACACGCCGCGCTCCCGCTACCTGCTCCGGATGAAACGACTGGCGGCGGCGATCCTGCGCGCTTGAGCGACTCCCGAACTGCACCGCACGCGCGCGAACTCGAGGCCCTCATCCAGGGCGTGCGTCTCGCGCTCGTGCCCGACCCGCGTCTCGCGGTATTCGATGTCCAGCCGGAGCGCCGCCGCGGCCGCATTGCCCTGGTCGGCGAGACCACGGAGCCGGCGGCGGCTGAGGAGCTGGCCGCTCGCGTACGCCAGTTGGTGGCCCCGCTGCGTGTCGTGGACGAGGTCGCGCGCCTGCCGCAAGCCGCGCTCGGCGCCGCAGGCTACGGTGTCGTGCGCGCCGCACTTGCACCGCTGCACGCCGAGCCGCGCCTGGCAGCCCCTCAGGCCTCCCAGTGCCTGCTTGGCCATGCGCTCCAGCTTCTCTGCCGGCGCGGCGACTGGCTACGCGCGCGCGGCCGGGACGGCTACATCGGCTGGGTGCACGAAGGCTTCCTCGAGGTGGGCGACCAGGAATGGCTCCTCGCCTGGGAACGCGCCGAAGGCGGACAGGCCGTCCTCTCGCTGGGCGCAGAGCTGGTGGACGACGAGGCACGGCCGTTCGCGCGGCTTCCCTTCGGCGCGCGGCTGGTCCGCGACGGGCCCCAGCGCTTGCGGCTGCCGGATGGGCGCCGCGGCACTCTGGTCGCCGGCGAGGTCGTGCCCGAGGATCGGCTGCGGGACCGCTTCCCACCGCTTGGCGAGAGCGTGGCACGCACGGCGCGGCGCTGGCTGGGTGCGCCCTACCTGTGGGGCGGCGTGACGCCAGCCGGCACGGATTGCTCCGGGTTCGTGCAGTCCGTTTACCGCATGCACGGCACGCCATTGCCACGGGACTCGGATATGCAGGCCGTGGTGGGAACCGAAGTGGAGGCCGGTCCGGATTTCAGCGGCCTGCAGCCCGGCGACCTCCTGTTCTTCGCGGAAGTGCAGGACCGCATCACGCATGTAGCGATCTCGCTGGGAGGCCCGCACCTGATCCATGCGGCGTTGGCCAATGGCGGCGTGGAATGCAACGACCTGGGAGGCGATCGCTCGATCGAGGCGCGGCTGAGGCAGATTTTCGTCCGCGCCC includes:
- a CDS encoding C40 family peptidase, which codes for MSDSRTAPHARELEALIQGVRLALVPDPRLAVFDVQPERRRGRIALVGETTEPAAAEELAARVRQLVAPLRVVDEVARLPQAALGAAGYGVVRAALAPLHAEPRLAAPQASQCLLGHALQLLCRRGDWLRARGRDGYIGWVHEGFLEVGDQEWLLAWERAEGGQAVLSLGAELVDDEARPFARLPFGARLVRDGPQRLRLPDGRRGTLVAGEVVPEDRLRDRFPPLGESVARTARRWLGAPYLWGGVTPAGTDCSGFVQSVYRMHGTPLPRDSDMQAVVGTEVEAGPDFSGLQPGDLLFFAEVQDRITHVAISLGGPHLIHAALANGGVECNDLGGDRSIEARLRQIFVRARRLLPAPSAEAPPV